The DNA region TTAGATGCGTTTAAGTTcgagttttatttgtttttgggaCATTGGATTTAACCTTGTGGCTGATACGAGAAGCCATTGACAGAGATACCTCCATCTACACAAATGGTCTGACCAGTTATGTAAGAAGCTGCAGGCATACATAGAAAAGCTACGAGCGAGGCTACTTCTTCCGGTTCTCCGAAACGGCCTAACGGCTTTCTAGATATTATCACCTTCTTGAACTCATCATCATACACCTAAAGATCATcatcaaagttttaaatatattagcaaaggcaagaaagagagatgattcTTGGAGGAAATGTAGCATAGTTAGTATCTCACAGCTCCAGCTAGAGGAGTTGCAATGACTCCAGGAGCCACAGCATTAGCCCTAATGCCATCACTAGCCCACTCGCATGCCAGATTCCTCGCTAGCTGATTCATCGCCCCTAAtgccacacacacacatacacatcaAGGCCTTAGATTGTTTCAAGTGCTTTTGCATTTACATGTGAAAactattgtaagaaaaaaaaaaaaaaaaaaaaaccctNNNNNNNNNNNNNNNNNNNNNNNNNNNNNNNNNNNNNNNNNNNNNNNNNNNNNNNNNNNNNNNNNNNNNNNNNNNNNNNNNNNNNNNNNNNNNNNNNNNNNNNNNNNNNNNNNNNNNNNNNNNNNNNNNNNNNNNNNNNNNNNNNNNNNNNNNNNNNNNNNNNNNNNNNNNNNNNNNNNNNNNNNNNNNNNNNNNNNNNNNNNNNNNNNNNNNNNNNNNNNNNNNNNNNNNNNNNNNNNNNNNNNNNNNNNNNNNNNNNNNNNNNNNNNNNNNNNNNNNNNNNNNNNNNNNNNNNNNNNNNNNNNNNNNNNNNNNNNNNNNNNNNNNNNNNNNNNNNNNNNNNNNNNNNNNNNNNNNNNNNNNNNNNNaaaaaaaaaaaaaaaaaaaaacctctattAAAAGTCTCAAACAGAGAGGTGCTCTTGTTTTCTTCAACATTACCTTTTGTTGCAGAGTAGATGGAGCTAACAGTAAACGATAAAACTCCAGCAACAGAAGACATGAACACAATGTTCCCACTTCCTGAAGTCTTAAGCAGAGGATGCGCAAGCTGGCTCAGATGGAAAGCAGATTCTAAGTTGGTCGAAATATGAAACGAGAAATCCTCTGCTGTGAAATCTACCGTCGGCTTTGCCCGAATCGATCCCACGTTGTTTATCTAATAATCAAAACATTACATTAAATCAAGATTCTGGGTCATTGATAAGAGTATATAAAGATTGACTTACGAGTATATCGAGCTTGCCACCAAACATTGAAGACACAGTCTGCATcaagttctctctctctattctcaAAGTTACGTCACAGACCGAACCAGTGACTTGAAAACCCTTCTTTTTCCATTTGCTCAAACACTCATTAAGCTGAGATTCATCTCTAGCACAAGTGTGTATCACTGCCCCGAATCCTGCAAGTTCCTCTACTACACCATGCCTGTTTggttcaagaaacagagaattaaaaataaagtagaatTGATCTCAAGAAAATATGGAAAGATTTTGGAGCTTATATACGGACCCGATCCCTTTGGTTCCACCGGTTACAAGTGCGGTCTTGCCCTTAAGGCTCCATCTCTGGCTTTGCTCTGCTCCAGACATTGCTTTCCTACGGGGCGCCTGAAGGAGCTTAGATTGAAAAGTGAAGAGAATTATGTGGAGCAGACACAAAGTTAATAGATAGATCATCAATCAAATCATTGgagaaaaaaactcaagatGATGGGCCAGGTCCagcaatctatatatacatcatttatAAGATATGACATTggcattaaattttataattattttttacttcaaataatatcaaattcagaatataattgaagaagagattttctcttttaattactttttactCTAAATATGAAGATTGTCATTTTTTTTGAGTAATTACCAATTTGGTTTTTCCATTATAATCTTCATTTGGTGATAcataatttggaaatttataataaatcgTGTGATAACAATTGACAAATTTTCCCAGCAATTTTATGAAAAGGATGAATGTTTTATACTTTAACTAAGAATTTACTCCATATTTTAAActatgtatataaattaaagttaaaattagtgatacattaataaaaattaaatcttgaTAAGCCAATATATTTTCTTggtcccaattttttttatagttctGCTTAAgaatcgataaattaataactctATAAATGAACTTTATACAGTatacacttttaaaaaaatgatgaatatgTTTTATACTTACCAGAAGTGACAGATGCTCtagataacatattatataatatagacacatattttaatcaattaattaaagtttataaaagtaaacaattagtataattcatataaaaaaactaacttacttttattttcattgcacacataaactaaatatactaaagtgttagattatttatatatgaaactaacaaaaatagaaagcCATTTATATTGTACTAATATTATTGAAAaactacaatataattaaaatactactaTCTCTAtagtgaaaactaaaaaaaaaacacttctcagacgatttaaatatttaagaaCTGTATCGTTTTTTCTATATCATAAAAAATACACAGTATACACCTAAAACATAGAATTTGgacactacataatatatagatgcaaaatactgtacatttataaaatacaaaaattagttatatatatgtagttaatctaccaaacaatacattttgcatcttttttaacaaatttagcCTTGCGGTGTACCACAGGTGAATATCTAGACTGAGAGGATCTAAATCATCGTCCAATGATAAACGTTTGCGTAACAACGAAATCTTACGCCCGTATTAGTCAAAAGGGAAAACGAACGTAATTATTTTTGTCCAGCCAAAATTTGTATATTCGAAAACTTTTAGCCTAAGGGGAAAAAGCAACACGAAAGCTTTGTTATAGGTGAACACAGATAATATCTCAACTTCCCcatttcatttttcatttgacCAAATTAAGAGGTCTTTTATCTTTAAGACTTAAGAGTTatatttacgaaaaaaaaagagagttatatTTACGGTTTTTTATTAGTACGGTGATGTTAACTATAGCTAGACGGCATggtttccctttttttcttagCCAATAGTAGTATATATCTATCAGCTTGTGTGATTTGGGTTGGATTGTTGGGTGCACGTACTTAATTATATTAGACCTCTGATTATCCTAGTCATTTGCATTTTAATGAGTTTTAAGTTCTCACATTTAGCCGGTTGTTGATTATACAGATTTGTTAATTACTTAAAGTGATGACTTGTCTGAgatcaattattttcttttgtttttataatgtaTGAACCAAATAGGTATAGATTCTTACTTGCACGTATATTTCCCCAAAAACCTTGTCTGAATCTACTTTATTGTATGCTAGTTTGGGATGTTTCTATTCATCTCCACAAGTTAGGTCCTACGACTTATCATCACGATCAGCTATAACTAATACTTGAACATTTCAAcatcatagttttttttggaattgtatGTCTTATGTGCTAATCCTCTTAATAGGTCTTTTACTTAGAATAAATTAACAAGCCTTATACATAGCTTTTTTAACAATATAAGGATTCtccataattaattaagaaattaatttaGAGGATTTCCTTTTGTGCCGACAAACAAATTTTGAGCTGATAAAAAGTCAAGTTTCGAACTTGCAGCTGATTGGTTTTTTGCGAATAGTATAACAGTTTAGTGCTAAGTTTTAATGAGAGCTTAATGGTCGAtccagacttttttttttcttttctttttgaaaaaaaaatccatgaaGCCTCTATATACGATAGAACTATTCAGACAAGCAACTTCACACATAACAAAACGTactttcatctctttcttattATTGTCCATCAATGGCAATTGCTTACAAATCAATAGCTCTTTCCATAATCACCCAATTATGCCTCGTTTCTTGTGTGCTAAGTCAACAAAACGAAACCAAATTTCTTTACCACGGATTTTTTGAAGCTAATCTTCTCAAGTATGGATCCTCCAAGATCCTCCCAAGTGGCATATTGGAGTTAACAAACACCTCAAGGAGACAAATGGGTCAAGCCTTCTATGGCTTCCCCATACCCTTCAACAAGACGAAATCATTAAACTCGCTTTCTTTCTCCACAAGTTTCGTTTTCTCAATCGACGCACCAGGTCATGGCCTAACCTTTCTGATCTC from Camelina sativa cultivar DH55 chromosome 3, Cs, whole genome shotgun sequence includes:
- the LOC104765451 gene encoding tropinone reductase homolog At1g07440; protein product: MIYLLTLCLLHIILFTFQSKLLQAPRRKAMSGAEQSQRWSLKGKTALVTGGTKGIGHGVVEELAGFGAVIHTCARDESQLNECLSKWKKKGFQVTGSVCDVTLRIERENLMQTVSSMFGGKLDILINNVGSIRAKPTVDFTAEDFSFHISTNLESAFHLSQLAHPLLKTSGSGNIVFMSSVAGVLSFTVSSIYSATKGAMNQLARNLACEWASDGIRANAVAPGVIATPLAGAVYDDEFKKVIISRKPLGRFGEPEEVASLVAFLCMPAASYITGQTICVDGGISVNGFSYQPQG